A part of Antennarius striatus isolate MH-2024 chromosome 21, ASM4005453v1, whole genome shotgun sequence genomic DNA contains:
- the cox19 gene encoding cytochrome c oxidase assembly protein COX19 has protein sequence MSTAMNFGSKTFTPRAPDKGAFPLDHFGECKAFKEIFMTCLKNNSFNSSKCRLQSKEYLECRMQHQLMTQEPLEKLGFKDLMDPPPRPAEENAKL, from the exons ATGTCTACTGCTATGAACTTTGGGTCGAAGACTTTTACGCCCCGGGCTCCTGATAAAGGAGCGTTTCCTCTGGATCATTTCG GTGAGTGTAAAGCTTTCAAGGAGATTTTCATGACGTGCctgaaaaacaacagttttaacAGCTCCAAATGCCGCCTGCAGTCCAAGGAATATCTGGAATGCCGCATGCAGCA TCAGCTGATGACTCAGGAGCCTCTCGAGAAACTGGGATTCAAGGACCTGATGGATCCTCCTCCCAGACCAGCAGAGGAAAATGCCAAATTGTGA